Proteins found in one Paenibacillus sp. FSL R10-2782 genomic segment:
- a CDS encoding GNAT family N-acetyltransferase, whose translation MHSEKNPYSLSIECKDIILREYQLEDLDQLQVLTWQPEIYEFLPGWNVEKEVRLDWLKNYEIPENNQFLKLVEEGLDVGDLRLRLGIVLKETGKFIGWCCSGIKDDLPAPNREIMYGISKDHRSKGYTTQAVQGIIQYLFDNTEIKELNAIVLLENGASNRVIQKSDFKFVGEIEIDDEIYNHYKIHKIDF comes from the coding sequence ATGCACTCTGAAAAGAACCCGTACAGCCTGTCAATAGAATGTAAAGACATTATCCTTCGCGAATATCAATTAGAAGATTTAGATCAATTACAAGTACTTACATGGCAACCGGAGATTTATGAGTTCTTACCAGGTTGGAATGTTGAAAAAGAAGTCAGACTAGACTGGCTGAAGAATTATGAAATACCAGAAAACAATCAATTTCTTAAACTTGTCGAAGAAGGACTGGATGTTGGTGATCTTAGACTGAGGCTAGGGATCGTACTTAAAGAAACCGGAAAATTTATTGGCTGGTGTTGTTCAGGAATAAAAGACGATCTTCCAGCACCAAACAGAGAAATCATGTATGGTATTTCAAAAGACCATAGAAGTAAGGGATATACGACTCAAGCAGTTCAGGGAATAATTCAGTATTTATTTGATAACACGGAGATCAAAGAATTAAATGCAATTGTATTACTAGAGAATGGTGCATCGAATAGAGTTATTCAAAAAAGTGATTTTAAGTTTGTCGGAGAGATAGAAATAGATGATGAAATATATAACCATTATAAAATTCATAAGATAGATTTTTGA